Proteins co-encoded in one Podarcis muralis chromosome 12, rPodMur119.hap1.1, whole genome shotgun sequence genomic window:
- the FAM237B gene encoding protein FAM237B, with amino-acid sequence MEFVRSRKWHLQMGCLLMVNLVYGNLEYQKEAFADLGEIDHHCWEISSRRLVEVKKLRVSSTVTALWEFMMFLKGSSKPKHNDIFNSLAQNFWDMYVECILSSSHGMGRRQLASTENTFTYGQKASEDTTFSSNELKVLRSLFYLHNNPVRLHKPQL; translated from the exons ATGGAATTTGTACGCAGCAGAAAGTGGCATCTCCAAATGGGCTGTCTCTTGATGGTGAATTTAGTTTATGGCAACCTGGAATATCAAAAAGAAGCCTTTGCCGACCTGGGAGAGATTGATCATCATTGTTGGGAAATCTCCTCTCGTAGGCTGGTGGAAGTGAAGAAACTCAGGGTATCAAGCACAGTTACTGCTCTCTGGGAATTCATGATGTTCCTGAAAGGGTCGTCTAAACCCAAGCATAATGACATCTTCAACAGTTTAGCTCAGAACTTCTGGGATATGTATGTAGAATGCATTCTCTCAAGTTCTCACGGAATGGGCAGGAGACAATTAGCATCCACAGAGAATACTTTTACATATGGACAGAAAGCATCAGAAG atactaccttttcctccaatgagctcaaggttcTCCGCTCcctgttttatcttcacaacaaccctgtgag GCTTCACAAACCTCAGCTGTAG
- the GTPBP10 gene encoding GTP-binding protein 10 isoform X2, whose amino-acid sequence MGRLSRALLREYGRFMDDLRIYVKGGTGGMGHPRLGGEGGKGGDVWLVAQKKMTLKRLKDRFPSKRFVAGAGANSSLATLKGTKGKDCEVNVPQGISVTRDDGKVIGELDRAEDRLLVARGGLGGCMATNFLPSRGQRLMIHLDLKLIADVGLVGFPNAGKSSLLTKISHATPQIADYAFTTIKPELGTVKYADFKQITVADLPGLIEGAHANKGRGHKFLKHVERTKQLLFVVDVAGFQLSPTSPFRTAFETVILLAKELELYKEELRTKSALLAVNKMDLPNAREKLNEFMEQLRSPQDYMHTLPKNMIPEVTVNFKEIIPVSAHSGEGIEELIMCLRKVLDEESEKKIEDHQNQQLRALRSSEI is encoded by the exons ATGGGGCGGCTCAGCCGAGCCCTACTGAGGGAG tatgGCAGGTTTATGGATGACCTTAGGATCTACGTGAAAGGAGGAACTGGCGGAATGGGCCATCCTCGATTAGGTGGGGAAGGTGGGAAAGGCGGTGACGTCTGGTTGGTAGCTCAAAAGAAAATGACATTGAAGAGACTTAAAGATCGATTTCCAAGCAAACGGTTTGTAGCAGGAGCAGGAGCCAACAGTAG TCTTGCTACACTGAAAGGTACTAAGGGAAAAGATTGTGAAGTGAATGTCCCTCAAGGAATATCTGtcacaagggatgatgggaaagtGATTG gtgAACTTGACAGAGCAGAAGACAGATTGTTGGTGGCACGAGGAGGTCTTGGTGGATGCATGGCAACAAATTTCTTGCCCTCCAGAGGTCAAAGGCTCATGATTCACCTTGATCTCAAACTTATAGCAGATGTTGGCTTAGTTGG atTTCCAAATGCAGGAAAATCCTCTTTGCTAACCAAGATTTCTCATGCTACACCTCAAATAGCAGATTATGCCT TTACAACGATAAAACCTGAGCTTGGAACAGTCAAGTATGCTGATTTTAAACAG ATCACAGTTGCTGATCTTCCAGGACTGATTGAAGGTGCACATGCAAATAAAGGAAGAGGACACAAGTTTCTAAAGCATGTGGAAAGAACCAAACAGCTCCTCTTTGTT GTTGATGTAGCTGGGTTTCAGCTTTCTCCTACAAGCCCATTCAGAACAGCCTTTGAAACTGTAATACTACTTGCAAAG GAGCTGGAACTATATAAAGAAGAACTTCGAACTAAATCTGCACTTCTGGCTGTTAATAAAATGGATTTGCCCAATGCGCGAGAAAAATTGAATGAGTTTATGGAACAACTGCGGAGTCCTCAAG attaTATGCACACTCTTCCAAAAAATATGATTCCAGAAGTCACTGTCAACTTCAAAGAGATCATCCCTGTATCTGCACACTCTGGTGAAGGAATTGAAGAACTGATCATGTGTTTAAGAAAAGTACTAGATGAAGAATCTGAGAAGAAGATTGAAGATCATCAGAACCAGCAGCTTCGTGCACTGAGGAGCTCAGAAATATAG
- the GTPBP10 gene encoding GTP-binding protein 10 isoform X1, with product MDTFDLLAVHGTLKSLLQHHNSKASTLRRSAFFMVQLSLPYITTGKTIALTIRTFAGKYGRFMDDLRIYVKGGTGGMGHPRLGGEGGKGGDVWLVAQKKMTLKRLKDRFPSKRFVAGAGANSSLATLKGTKGKDCEVNVPQGISVTRDDGKVIGELDRAEDRLLVARGGLGGCMATNFLPSRGQRLMIHLDLKLIADVGLVGFPNAGKSSLLTKISHATPQIADYAFTTIKPELGTVKYADFKQITVADLPGLIEGAHANKGRGHKFLKHVERTKQLLFVVDVAGFQLSPTSPFRTAFETVILLAKELELYKEELRTKSALLAVNKMDLPNAREKLNEFMEQLRSPQDYMHTLPKNMIPEVTVNFKEIIPVSAHSGEGIEELIMCLRKVLDEESEKKIEDHQNQQLRALRSSEI from the exons atggatacgtttgatcttcttgcagtccatgggactctcaagagtctcctccagcaccataattcaaaagcatcaactcttcggcgatcagccttctttatggtccagctctcacttccatacatcactactgggaaaaccatagctttaactatacggacctttgctggcaag tatgGCAGGTTTATGGATGACCTTAGGATCTACGTGAAAGGAGGAACTGGCGGAATGGGCCATCCTCGATTAGGTGGGGAAGGTGGGAAAGGCGGTGACGTCTGGTTGGTAGCTCAAAAGAAAATGACATTGAAGAGACTTAAAGATCGATTTCCAAGCAAACGGTTTGTAGCAGGAGCAGGAGCCAACAGTAG TCTTGCTACACTGAAAGGTACTAAGGGAAAAGATTGTGAAGTGAATGTCCCTCAAGGAATATCTGtcacaagggatgatgggaaagtGATTG gtgAACTTGACAGAGCAGAAGACAGATTGTTGGTGGCACGAGGAGGTCTTGGTGGATGCATGGCAACAAATTTCTTGCCCTCCAGAGGTCAAAGGCTCATGATTCACCTTGATCTCAAACTTATAGCAGATGTTGGCTTAGTTGG atTTCCAAATGCAGGAAAATCCTCTTTGCTAACCAAGATTTCTCATGCTACACCTCAAATAGCAGATTATGCCT TTACAACGATAAAACCTGAGCTTGGAACAGTCAAGTATGCTGATTTTAAACAG ATCACAGTTGCTGATCTTCCAGGACTGATTGAAGGTGCACATGCAAATAAAGGAAGAGGACACAAGTTTCTAAAGCATGTGGAAAGAACCAAACAGCTCCTCTTTGTT GTTGATGTAGCTGGGTTTCAGCTTTCTCCTACAAGCCCATTCAGAACAGCCTTTGAAACTGTAATACTACTTGCAAAG GAGCTGGAACTATATAAAGAAGAACTTCGAACTAAATCTGCACTTCTGGCTGTTAATAAAATGGATTTGCCCAATGCGCGAGAAAAATTGAATGAGTTTATGGAACAACTGCGGAGTCCTCAAG attaTATGCACACTCTTCCAAAAAATATGATTCCAGAAGTCACTGTCAACTTCAAAGAGATCATCCCTGTATCTGCACACTCTGGTGAAGGAATTGAAGAACTGATCATGTGTTTAAGAAAAGTACTAGATGAAGAATCTGAGAAGAAGATTGAAGATCATCAGAACCAGCAGCTTCGTGCACTGAGGAGCTCAGAAATATAG
- the CLDN12 gene encoding claudin-12, producing the protein MGCRDVHAATVLAFLSGTAALSGLIAAALLPNWRQMRLFTYNKNEKNVTVYTGLWIKCVRFDGSKDCVIYDTEWYTAVDQLDLRVLQFALPISMLTTVLALFLCLIGMCNTAFITTVPNIKQARCLINSAGCHLVAGLFFLLACVICLTPSIWVIFHNQELNKKYEPVFSFDISVFIAIASAGGLLFTAILLFLWYCACKTLPSPFWQPLYPHAPSVHSYASQPYSARSRHSAIEIDIPVVTHAS; encoded by the coding sequence ATGGGTTGCCGTGATGTCCATGCTGCGACCGTCCTCGCCTTCCTTTCTGGTACAGCTGCCTTATCTGGACTTATTGCCGCTGCTCTGCTGCCTAACTGGAGACAGATGCGACTCTTCACCTATAACAAGAATGAGAAGAATGTCACCGTGTACACTGGGCTCTGGATTAAGTGTGTTCGCTTTGATGGCAGCAAAGACTGCGTCATCTACGACACCGAGTGGTACACAGCAGTTGACCAGCTGGATTTACGCGTCCTCCAGTTTGCTCTCCCCATCAGCATGTTAACCACTGTCTTGGCTCTGTTTCTCTGTTTGATCGGCATGTGTAATACCGCCTTCATAACCACAGTGCCCAACATCAAGCAGGCCAGATGTCTCATAAACAGTGCGGGCTGCCATCTTGTGGCCggcctcttctttcttcttgcaTGTGTCATTTGCCTGACGCCATCTATCTGGGTCATCTTTCATAACCAAGAACTGAACAAGAAATACGAACcggttttttcctttgacatctctGTGTTTATTGCCATTGCCAGTGCAGGAGGCTTACTGTTTACAGCCATCCTCTTATTCCTTTGGTATTGTGCATGCAAAACGCTTCCTTCCCCTTTCTGGCAGCCTCTGTATCCTCATGCGCCCAGTGTGCATAGTTACGCCTCCCAACCTTATTCTGCACGGTCACGCCACTCTGCCATTGAAATTGACATTCCGGTTGTTACACACGCTTCCTAA